In the Rhea pennata isolate bPtePen1 chromosome 25, bPtePen1.pri, whole genome shotgun sequence genome, one interval contains:
- the LOC134150734 gene encoding myb-related transcription factor, partner of profilin-like, with amino-acid sequence MAAAGGGGGAGRRGLLKRKPNFTLQEIDILMSEVLKYEQLLFGAAASTVNAYEKQKIWWRITNKINAAGRNQRDIGEVKNRWRGLRRRANDKITRHRQERQAPPGWALRAAAAGLDPPPLVAVEVVAPHGVKEEAVKEEPVEVKTEPFHAPTSESGRGRAAPERRLPRGNAPAPGELRQGWSRSPPQPSPPELSGGEPGGQQEPLGSDFTGGIVFEQDAERLADCGDAGEPAGAGAGPLSERGPQSAHLSPAEKRIVQSNEQLVQEMRALRREYAESRRETASVLRAIAEALSGVSSSLAQIRDLYLREQAAPKP; translated from the exons atggccgcggcgggcggcggcggcggcgcggggcggcgggggctgctgAAGCGGAAGCCCAACTTCACGCTGCAGGAGATCGACATCCTCATGAGCGAGGTGCTCAAGTACGAGCAGCTGCTCttcggcgccgccgccagcacCGTCAACGCCTACGAGAAGCAGAAGATCTGGTGGCGCATCACGAACAAGATCAACGCGGCGGGCCGCAACCAGCGCGACATCGGCGAGGTGAAGAACCGCTGGCGGGGCCTGCGCCGCCGCGCCAACGACAAGATCACCCGGCACCGGCAGGAGCGGCaggcgccc cccggctgggccctgcgcgccgccgccgccggcctcgaCCCGCCGCCGCTCGTCGCCGTCGAGGTGGTGGCGCCGCACG GCGTGAAGGAGGAGGCGGTGAAGGAGGAGCCGGTGGAGGTGAAGACCGAACCTTTCCACGCGCCGACTTCGGagagcggccgcggccgggcggccccggAGCGCCGGCTGCCGCGCGGCAATGCCCCCGCTCCCGGCGAGCTGCGCCAAGGCTGGAGCCGGAGCCCGCCGCAGCCCTCGCCACCCGAACTCTCCGGCGGCGAGCCGGGTGGGCAGCAGGAGCCGCTGGGCTCGGATTTCACCGGCGGCATCGTCTTCGAGCAGGACGCCGAGCGCCTGGCTGACTGCGGCGACGCGGGCGAGCCGGcaggcgccggcgccgggccgctCTCGGAGCGGGGACCCCAAAGCGCCCACCTGAGCCCGGCCGAAAAACGCATCGTCCAGTCCAACGAGCAGCTGGTGCAGGAGATGCGGGCTCTGCGGCGCGAGTACGCCGAGAGCCGCCGCGAGACGGCCTCCGTCCTGCGCGCCATCGCCGAGGCGCTGAGCGGcgtcagcagcagcctggcgcAGATCCGCGATCTCTACCTCCGCGAGCAGGCGGCCCCCAAGCCGTGA
- the SHISA4 gene encoding protein shisa-4: protein MGPGGPRTGWPLASTVLVAVATSLVAGGEDCLWYVDRNGSWHPGFDCDFFTFCCGTCHQRYCCRDPLRLITERQQRHCLAFSPKTIAGIASAVVLFLAIVTTIVCCFMCSCCYLYQRRQHLRTPLQGPEIPLASYPAAPAAPYAADPKAGPAPPQPGFAPVAVYPPAGPAAQYPLYPAGPPVYNPTVPPPPYVPAQPSYPGV from the exons ATGGGTCCCGGCGGCCCCAGGACCGGCTGGCCCTTGGCCAGCACCGTGCTGGTGGCCGTGGCCACCTCGCTGG TGGCGGGGGGCGAGGACTGCCTGTGGTACGTGGACAGGAACGGCTCGTGGCACCCCGGCTTCGACTGCGACTTCTTCACCTTCTGCTGCGGCACCTGCCACCAGCGGTACTGCTGCCGCGACCCGCTGCGCCTCATCACCGAGCGCCAGCAGCGGCACTGCCTGGCCTTCAG CCCCAAGACCATCGCGGGCATCGCCTCGGCCGTGGTGCTCTTCCTCGCCATCGTCACCACCATCGTCTGCTGCTTCATGTGCTCCTGCTGCTACCTGTACCAGCGCCGGCAGCACCTGCGGACGCCCCTGCAAG GCCCCGAGATCCCGCTGGCGAGCTACCCtgctgcccccgccgccccctaCGCCGCGGACCCCAaggccggcccggcgcccccgcaGCCCGGCTTCGCCCCCGTGGCCGTGTAcccgccggccggccccgccgcccagTACCCGCTTTACCCAGCCGGACCCCCCGTGTACAACCCCACGG tgccgccgccgccctACGTCCCGGCACAGCCCAGCTACCCGGGGGTCTGA
- the INAVA gene encoding innate immunity activator protein, with the protein MQEVTDTDSGITLHSGAGGPAASAAQDAARAARRRQRELEARLEARVQELRRLCLREAELTGALPPEFPLKGGEKPPRVRRRIGAAFKLDETLVLRGADPLSALERDLALQLQIARAAQRLCREENISKQLRKRRKSAARREERKLKELEDTLNECRLLATRRPPPAGAEEPAASDESSLSDAAPPEEDESRPPRAAPPAPAEPQDRPPSPARAGAWHDTGLGKLDADASGAPAASPAPRTPRAGEVPPYRFVPVRSLALRRRLGSSAPGTPEPPGRRGQSPSPRADGCWEPAEPRGRGTLPRRRPTYYTVTVPAYCFPAPGPASRSGSDDSNSDGSGVSRATSPGSSSPDVTCRRPPAACCYRGVPGFPAPAGVRAPGARRYEQDLAPLRYQRLVPSHSRIVRTPSLKDSAPATGRGLSRAAVSEELRSWHERARLRGARPRSLDRPGALRVPGAPPRHPGPWRGSQPRAQMPQVHVLKRAPDGGPVQVYVSENGEIITQV; encoded by the exons ATGCAGGAGGTGACCGACACGGACAGCGGCATCACGCTGCACTCGG gtgccggcggccccgcggcgtcAGCGGCGCAGGacgcggcgcgggcggcgcgccggcggcagcgcgaGCTGGAGGCCCGGCTGGAGGCGCGCGTGCAGGAGCTGCGGCGCCTGTGCCTCCGCGAAGCG GAGCTGACGGGGGCTTTGCCCCCCGAGTTCCCGCTGAAAGGCGGCGAGAAGCCCCCCAGGGTGCGGCGCAGGATCGGAGCCGCCTTCAAGCTGGATGAGACCCTCGTCCTGCGCGGGGCG GACCCGCTGAGCGCCCTGGAGCGGGACCTGGCGCTGCAGCTGCAGATCGCCAGGGCCGCCCAGCGCCTCTGCCGGGAGGAGAACATCAGCAAGCAGCTGCGCAAGCGGAGGAAGAGCGCGGCGCGCCGCGAGGAGAGGAAGCTGAAGGAGCTGGAGGACACCCTGAACGAGTGTCGCCTGCTCGCCacccgccggcccccgcccgccggcgccgagG AGCCCGCCGCCTCGGACGAGAGCTCCCTGTCGGACGCCGCGCCGCCGGAGGAGG ATGagagccgcccgccccgggccgcgccACCGGCGCCCGCTGAGCCCCAGGACCGGCCGCCctcgcccgcccgcgccggcgcctGGCATGACACCGGCCTCGGGAAGCTCGACGCCGACGCCAG cggcgccccggcggcctCGCCGGCGCCCCGGACCCCCCGCGCGGGCGAGGTGCCCCCCTACCGCTTCGTGCCCGTCAGGAGCCTGGCGCTGCGCCGGCGGCTCGGCTCCAGCGCCCCCGGCacgccggagccgccgggccggcgcggACAGTCGCCGTCGCCGAG GGCGGACGGGTGCTGGGAACCCgccgagccgcggggccgcggcaccctgccccggcggcgcccgaCCTACTACACCGTCACCGTGCCGGCGTACTGCttcccggcgcccggccccgcgtcCCGCTCCGGCTCCGACGACAGCAATTCCGACGGCTCCGGCGTTTCCCGCGCCACCTcgcccggcagcagcagccccgaCGTCAcctgccgccggccgcccgccgctTGCTGCTACCGCGGCGTCCCGGGGTtcccggcgcccgccggggtCCGCGCACCGGGCGCCAGGCGTTACGAGCAGGATTTGGCCCCGTTGCGCTACCAGCGCCTGGTGCCGTCGCACAGCCGCATCGTGCGCACGCCCTCGCTCAAGGACTCGGCGCCGGCCACCGGCCGCGGCCTCTCCAGAGCCGCCGTCTCGGAGGAGCTCCGGTCGTGGCACGAACGCGCCCggctgcgcggcgcccggccccgctcgctcGACCGCCCGGGCGCTCTGCGGGTGCCCGGCGCGCCGCCTCGCCACCCCGGCCCGTGGCGCGGCAGCCAGCCCCGTGCTCAG ATGCCGCAGGTGCACGTGCTCAAGCGCGCCCCAGACGGGGGACCCGTGCAGGTCTACGTGTCTGAGAACGGCGAGATCATCACACAAGTGTGA
- the LOC134150737 gene encoding probable G-protein coupled receptor 25, with product MGPDAAEELTASADYDYPAEVNSTGTEEHFSRWELSYMTIFIPILYSFIFLLGFVGNLFVIMLMAKKRGNKRMVDTFVLNLAVADMIFVCTLPFWVVAGACGNRWQLGEGLCKLSSYAITVNRCSSILFLTALSVERYLVVRKVLDTKMTGSKRHIFVTCGLIWVVSLLMGAPSLEYRRLDGDDCWDEDGEDFSLAMVFLTFILPLVVILFCYCSIYYRLHRHIRLGKGMRNSHRIIFTIVGAFICSWLPLNVCKVLLFFIAKGMLLPSEAEEEALRWLVTSSTCLAFMNSCINPIIYTLMDRHFRRQLLPPRLRVLCLSPAEKGHSVATTSSVTESSLMFGVRTKPPAPPGQQPAP from the coding sequence ATGGGTCCCGATGCGGCCGAGGAGCTCACAGCGTCCGCAGACTACGATTACCCAGCGGAGGTCAACTCCACGGGGACGGAGGAACATTTCTCCAGGTGGGAGTTGTCCTACATGACGATCTTCATCCCCATCCTCTACTCCTTCATTTTCCTCCTTGGCTTCGTGGGGAACCTCTTTGTCATCATGCTGATGGCCAAGAAGAGAGGCAACAAGAGGATGGTGGATACTTTTGTGCTGAACCTGGCCGTGGCTGACATGATCTTCGTCTGCACCCTGCCCTTCTGGGTCGTGGCAGGTGCCTGCGGCAACCGCTGGCAGCTCGGGGAAGGGCTCTGCAAGTTGAGCAGCTACGCCATCACCGTGAACCGCTGCTCCAgcatcctcttcctcactgcctTGAGCGTAGAGCGCTACCTGGTCGTCAGGAAAGTGCTGGATACCAAGATGACGGGGTCCAAGAGGCACATCTTTGTCACCTGTGGGCTAATCTGGGTTGTGTCCCTCCTCATGGGTGCACCATCTCTGGAGTACCGGCGGCTAGATGGAGATGACTGTTGGGATGAAGATGGGGAGGATTTCAGCCTGGCCATGGTCTTCCTCACCTTCATCCTGCCCTTGGTGGTCATCTTGTTCTGCTACTGCTCCATCTACTACAGGCTGCACAGGCACATTAGGCTGGGGAAGGGGATGAGGAACTCCCACCGGATCATCTTCACCATCGTTGGAGCCTTCATCTGCTCCTGGCTGCCCTTGAATGTCTGCAAGGTGTTGCTCTTCTTCATCGCGAAGGGGATGCTGCTCCCCTCCGAGGCGGAGGAGGAGGCCTTGAGGTGGCTCGTCACCAGCAGCACGTGCTTGGCCTTCATGAATAGCTGCATCAACCCCATCATTTACACCCTCATGGATCGCCATTTCCGGCGCCAGCTGCTGCCCCCGCGTCTCCGGGTGCTCTGCCTTTCCCCGGCGGAGAAGGGGCACAGCGTGGCCACGACGTCCTCCGTGACCGAGTCCAGCCTCATGTTTGGCGTCAGGACCaagccgcccgcgccgccgggacAGCAGCCGGCGCCGTAA